The Methanomassiliicoccales archaeon region GGCGGAACCGGTACCGGTGCCGCCTCCCATCCCTGCGGTCACGAATACGATGTTGGAGCCGTTCAGGAACTCCCTGATGTCACTGTCGTTCTCACGGGCGGCAGCCTCTCCCATCTCCGGCTTGGCCCCGGCACCCATACCGCGGGTGGCGGTCCTGCCGATGAGGATCTTGCGCGGAGCCTTGACGGTCAGCAGGTGCTTGGCATCGGTGTTGATGGCGCACAGCTGAGCTCCGTCGATGTTCGCTTCCCAGCAGCGGTTGATGGTGTTGCATCCACCGCCACCGCAGCCGATGATCTTGATGCAGACATCAAGTTGGGCGGCGATCTTCTCCAGCTCCTCATCTATGTTAGACTTGGGGGCTGGCTGGGACGGAGCGGGTTCCGGTTTGACCGGGGCTTCCGACTTGCCGTTGGCGTTCTCATACTTAGTGTTCGCTAAAGCGTTCTTAACCAAAGAACTGGTCATAAGTGCATCCCTCTAACAAAGATAACGAAAAACGCAAATATAAATTTTACGGAATTTGAAAACCCTGGACATGGGATGACGGATGTCAGACGTGATACCCGTGCTCAGGGTCAAATAACGTTCGTTGGCCAGGAGACGGCTTTTATGCTCGGGGACTCTTCCAGGTCCCGGAAGTACGCCAGGTACAGCTCCTCGGCCACCTTGGGCAGAGGTTCCGAGATCAGTTTTAAGCAGGTCAACCCCACGGTGTAGATGGTGAAGAATATCGAGGGGTCCTCTTCCGCCAAACGATCCTGGGCCTGTTCCAACAGGTAGGGGGAGAACTCATCGTTCAGAAAATTACGGATGAGCCCGATGGCCTCGTCCTTGTGCCCGGTGACGCTGAACGACGAACATTCCCTGACCAGTTCCTTGAGGCGGGTGAAGGCCCAGATGTCCACGCCGCTCATGTCCTTCAACGACATGTGCGGAAGCTCCGTGATCTGCTCCTTCACCATCGATCCCAAGGCGCGCAGATGGTCGATCGTTTCGACCTCCCTCAAGCGATCGTCGATCAGGTCGTCGGTGTAATCAAAGCTGCGCTGTTTGTTGGCCCTCATCGCGGTGCGCAGTGATTCCTCGATACGACCGCTCATCATGCCAAGCTTCGATAGTTCGGGGGTGATCCTGAGCATCTCCGCCAGGTAGTTCTTCATCGTTTCGACCGATCGGTAGCGATGCTTCAGCAGACCCACGATGAGCACCGAGTCCTCCACGGCCCGCTCCATGTCCCCTTCCAGGAAGGTGACCTTGGAAAGCTCGACCAGTGTGATTATGTCGTCCACGAAAATATCCCGACTTCTGGCCAGATTGGTGAGGAATATGGTCTGCTCGAAATTGGTCGCGAACACCGCGGCCTTCTCCCCCCATATCTCCACCATCAGCATCCTGACCCCTTTGCGCACGTCCTGGTCCGGGTTCGAAAGCCCTTCCAGCACCGCCACTTGCCCCTCGCGGCCCTTGGTGATCGTCTTGAGCAGGCGATCGATCCCCTTGCGGGCCTTGACGTTCCTGGTGTCATAATTGCGCAGGAGCACTGTGACCATGGCCTCGGTCTCTTCCTTGGCGATCTTTAGAACGCGCGTCTCCATGCGGCTACGTTCGATGGACAAAGGAGATGCCAGCGAATCTATGAGTATCGGTTCCAACCTCTCCGCCTCGGTCCGGACCTTGGTGGATGCTGGTAGGATGTCGCGCAACGAGGTCGGTGGCATATTGGTCTTATAAGATTACGACGATAAATTCTTTTGTTTCCAGATATTTTATTCAGCAAAGGTTTTATTTGCTATAGCCATTTCCATCCCTATAGAGTGGGGTGCGGGAATGGACGAAAAGGATTTTGAACGATTGCTCATTAGTGTTTCCGCTGTCGATGACGTGATATCCGCATATGTCTGCTCCCGGGCCGGAACCTATATTGATGGCGCCACGCCAAAGATGGCCGACAGGAACATGTATTCCGCCATCACCTCCCTGGCGTTCGGCACTGCCGAGCAGGTCGGCCATGAGATGAACGACAATCTGCAGCACGTTTCCCTCAATTTCTCTGAAAAGCGGCTGCTCATCATCTCCTTGGGATCGCGTCATCTCATGGGAATATTGGTCGACCATAAAGCGAACGTGGACGAGCTTCTTTCCAAGGTCCGGGCACTGATCACCGAATGATCACATTCTCTTGAAGCCGCGACCCATCCATTGCCTGATGCATTTTACCCCGTAACCGACGGTTCCGGACCTTTGCCGATTGACCCCGGCGGTGCTGCCTTGACCTGAGAGCATCTCCTGGATGACGTCGTCCACGGTCAGGCAATCTCCCCGGGTCTCGAAGTATGTCGTCCCCACCGTGGCCGGTTCGTGAGAATCGCTGCCGGCGGTGAACGGCCGGCACAGGTCTATCGCCAATCTTTCGGCCATTTCATTGCTGGAAAGGGTGGAGCGGCCGTTATGGATCTCGATGGCGTCGAACTGATTGGAGGCGGTGTTCTCTTCTCCCAGCCCCGACCAGAGGCGGTAGGGATGCGCCGCCACGGCGATCCCTCCCTGCGCGTGTATGAGATCGATGGTCTCCGCCACCGCAAGATCCCTGGGGACCAGCTCCCGGATGTTGTAGGCCAGGATATGCCCTTCGGCAGATGATATCTCCATGCCGGGGATGATGAGCAGGTCCTCCCGACACAGCGAGCGGGCGTAGAGAGATCCTTCCAAGGAGTTGTGGTCCATTATGGCCACCCCGGCCATTCCCTTTTTCACGCAGGCGTCCAGAACATCCTCCACCCTGCTGGTGGAATCGTTGGAATGGCTGGAATGCACGTGAAGGTCGAACCTCATCTCACTTTGGCTCCGTTATCAAGTTCCCCATCGACACCGATGCTGACCTTCTTTTCGGTGAAGAGCGGCAGCGCCGTCTCCGCCCCTTCCTTGGGCAGGAAGAAGGCCGCCTGCGTGCCTTTTGTCAGTGATGAGGTGTCCGCTTTGACCGACCGACCCAGGTCCGCCTCCTGATCGTTGAGCACGGTGCCGACGCGCAGCACGAACGTCTGGAACTCCTGGAAGGTCAGGACCTTGCTTACCGGGCTGAGGCCGCTCGTCACCCTATCACCGGGCTCGGCGGGACCGGAAGGCGTCAGCACTTTGACGAGGTCTCCCGATTCAGCTGCCAGCACCATGCCCTGGGACTCCACGCCCCGCAACTTCGCCGGCTGCAGATTGGTGATGACCACCACCTTCTTCCCGGTCAGCTGTTCCTTGGTGTAGTAGTTCTTCAACCCGGCGACCAGCTGTATCGGCCGGCCGATGTCGACCTTCAGCACCATCAGCTTGTCGGCGTTGGGGTGATCGCTCACCTCCTCCACCAGGCCTACCCTCAGGTCCAAGGCCTCGTAGGCGGCGAAGGGCGATTCCTCGCGGTCGATCTCCACTTTCTTGAAGAGCGGTTTGGGCTCGGGCAGCGGACGTCCGACGTTCAGGTCCTTGGTGACCCAGTCCCACGAGCCATCGCCGATGGTATCATCATTGCCCAGTAGGCCCCAGAGACGCTGGGAGGAGAAGGGCATGAAGGGATGGCCCAGCACCGCCAATGCCTGGACGATCCGCAGGTTGAGGTTCAGAACGCCGCCGCACTTCGCCCGGTCGGTCTTCATCAGGCTCCACGGCTTCACAGCATCGAAGAAGCGGTTTCCGAACTGCGCCAGGTCCATGATGGCCTTGAGTCCCTTCTTGAACTGGCAGGCGGAGATGTAGGTCTCAACCTCCAACAAGGCTTGGGAGATGGCGCCCCGGACCTGAGCTTCCTCGGCCTCAATGCCCTCCGGGAGCGAGGGGACCTCCTGGAAGTTCTTGTGCGTGAAGCTGAGAACCCGATGGAAGTAGTTGCCCAACGTGGCCACCAGCTCGTTGTTGACCTTGGTCTCGAAGTCCTCCCAGGAGAAGTCGGCGTCCTTTCCCTCTGGCATATTGACCGTCAGGTAGTAGCGTACCAGATCGGCGTCGAAGAGCTTCAGTATGCTGGGGATGTCGATGCTGGGCCCCTTGCTCTTGGATAACTTCTCACCCTTGAAGGTCAGGAACTCGTTGGCCGGCACGTCGTAGGGGAGATTGAGTCCTCCATACCCCATGAGAATGGACGGCCAGATGATGGTGTGGAACGGTATGTTGTCCTTGCCCAGGAAGTAATAGCTCTTGACCTCGGGGTCCATCCAGTAGTCCTTCCAGGCATCCGGTCTTCCGATGCTCTGCGCCCACTCCTTGCTTGCCGAGAGATAACCGATGACCGCCTCGAACCAGACGTAGATGACCTTGCCCTCGGTGTTGGGCAGAGGGACCGGTACTCCCCAGGACATGTCCCTGGTGATGGGCCGGTCCTTCAATCCCGATTCCAACCAGTTCTGGGTGAACAGCTGGACGTTGGAGCGCCAGTGCTCGCTTCCTTGGACGTAGGAGAGCAACGGCTCATCGAAGTCGGTGAGCTTGAAGAAGTAATGCTCGGTCTCCTTCATCTCCGGGCGGGAATGGCAGGTGATGCAGACCGGGTCGGATATCTCCCCCACCTCGAAGGTAGTGCCGCACTTGTCGCATTGGTCGCTGCGGCTGGATTCGTTCCCGCACTTGGAGCATTTTCCCTCCACATAACGATCGGGAAGGAACTTTACGCACTTGGGGCAGTAATACTGCAGGGTCTGGCGCTGTTCCAGATGCCCTTTCTCCATCAATCTCAGGAAGACGTCATGCACCACGCTCACGTGGTTGGGCGTATGGGTCTTGGTGAACAATGAGAACTCGATGCCCAGGTCCTCGATGGCCTTCTTGTTGATGAGGTGGTAGCGTTCCGCCACCTGCTCCGGGGTCTGGTTCTCCTTTTCGGCGCGTACCGTCACCGGGGTGCCGTGCTGGTCGGAGCCGGAGACCATGAGCACCTGGTGTCCGCGCATGCGGTGATAACGGGAGAATATGTCAGGGGGCAGCAGCGATCCGGCCACGTGCCCCAGGTGAATAGCGCTGTTTGCGTAAGGCCAGGCCACGCCTATGAATACCTTGGGTCGCTCCATCGGCGGTGGAATGATTTTTCGACATTTAACTTTGCTTATCAAGGAAAATTAGGCAGGTACTTATACCCTGCAACAAAATAATTTTAGCAATCATTATTGAAAAAGTGAAGGTGGTATCATATGGCGGACGATCAGGAGATCGAGATCACATTAGTGGAGTGCATCAGAACACCTCCGGGGCACGTAACCCCGGAGCAGGTGCCTGAAAAGGTGGAGGCACGGGCCATGGACCCATCGGTCAAGGAGGTCTTGGCCAAGACCATGTTGGAGGGCGTGGAGACCGTTTGGGATAGATTTGAGAAGCAGCAGCCTCCCTGCAAGTTCTGCGACAATGGATTGTCATGTCAGAGATGCGCCATGGGGCCATGCCGCATCATGGGCGATGGCAGGAACCGCGGGGTGTGCGGGGCTACGCCCGACCTCATCGTCTCTCGGAACCTTTTGGACCAGATCGCCACCGGGGCGGCCGCCCACTCCGACCATGGACGGGAAGTGGCCGAAACACTATTGAAGACCGCCAGGGGACAAGCTCCGAACTACAAGATCGAGGACGAGGCCAAACTGATGGTTCTGGCCAAGGAGTACGGGTTGGACACCAGTAAGCCGATGAACAAGGTAGCGGAGGATCTGGCATTGGCCATGCTTGAGGAATTCGGCACTCTGAAAGGGGAGCTGATCATGTATAATCGCATGCCTCCGGGAACCCTTGAACTGCTCAAGAAGGCCGGTCTGACGCCCAGGTCCATCGACCGGGAGATAGTGGAGGCCATGCACCGGGTGCACATGGGAGTGGGTGCGGACTACCGCAACATACTGGCGCAAGGGGTGAGAGCCTCGTTGGGAGACGGTTGGGGCGGTTCCATGATCGGCACCGAGCTCAGCGACGTGATGTTCGGGACGCCTAGCATCCAGAAGGGCAAGGTGAACCTGAGCGTTCTGAAGAAGGACCAGGTGAACATCTCGCTGCACGGACACAACCCGGTGCTATCGGAGATGGTGGTCAAGGCAGCGGCGTTGCCGGAAATGAAGAAGAGAGCGGAAGCCGTAGGTGCCAAGGGCATCAATCTGGTCGGTCTTTGTTGCACCGGCAACGAACTATTGATGCGCAAAGGCATCCCCCAGGCCGGAAATCATCTCAGCCAGGAGCTGGTCATAACCACTGGGGCGTTGGAAGTGATGATCGTCGACTATCAGTGCATCTTCCCCTCCCTGCCCAACACCGCCGCCTGTTATCATACCAAGGTCATCACCACATCGCCCAAGGCCAAGATACCTGGTGGAAAATACATGGAGGTCACACCGGAGAACGCCTTCGAACAGGCCAAGAAGATGGTGGAACTAGCCATAGACAATTTCCAGAACCGGGATGAGATGAGGATGCTCATACCCAGCAAGCCCATGGACGCCGTTGTCGGCTTCTCGGTGGAGGCGCTCCGCGCCGCCTTGGGCGGGACGCTGAAACCTTTGCTGGACATTATCCTAGAGGGAAAGATCAGAGGCTGCGTGGGCATCGTGGGCTGCAATAATCCCAAGATAAAGCACGACTACGGGCACATCACCCTGGCCAAGGAGCTGATCAAGCGGAACATCATCGTTGTAGAGACGGGTTGCGCCGCCATCGCCTGCGCCGAGGCGGGATTGATGAGGCCGGAGGCGGCGGACCTGGCGGGCAAGTCCTTGGGCACAGTGTGCCGTTCGTTGGGAATACCCCCGGTACTGCACATGGGCTCCTGCGTGGACAACACCAGAATACTGAACCTGGCGGCGGAACTGGCCAACTTGGCCGGAGTGCGAATAGACCAGCTGCCGGTTGGTGGAGCTGCTCCGGAATGGTACTCTCCCAAGGCGGTGTCCATCGGCGCCTACTTCGTGGGCTCGGGCATCAGCGTGGTGCTGGGCGTAATGCCCAAGATCGGCGGCAGCCCCAATGTCGTCAAGATGCTGACCGAGGACCTGGACGACGTAGTGAAGGCCAGGTTCTGGGTGGAGTCGGACCCGAAGAGGTCCGCGGCCATACTCTTCGATCACATCGAAATGAAACGGGTAGCACTGGGACTATGAGCCGGAAGGCGGCCGCGGAGCTGGTGAAAGAGCTTCGGCGGAGACCGGGAAACCAGGGCGGACAGAGAATATTGGTCGTCGGCAAGGGGGGAGTGGGAAAGACCACGTTGTCGGCGGCGCTGTGCCTGCTGGGGGCAGCCGAGGGACGCCGAGTCCTGGCAGTTGACCAGGACGCCCAGCAGAACCTGGCCTATTCGCTCGGTTATCCGCCGGACAAGGCCGCCTTCCTCCGCCCCATCACTCAGGAGCTCGATTATATCGAGCAGCGGGTGGGAGCCCGTCCTGGTCAGGGATGGGGCGGGTTAATCAATCTGACACCGGACGTCTCCGATGTCACCGAACGCTTCGGGGTGCGTATAGCACCGAACCTGGACCTACTGGTCATGGGCGGGGTGGTGCAGGCGTCGACCGGCTGTCTGTGCCCGGAGAACTCGTTGTTGGGCGCATTGGTCCGCTTCCTGAATTCCAAGGAAGATGACCTTATCGTCATGGACGCGCAGGCGGGATTGGAGCCGTTCGGCCGGACCGTCGCTGACGGCTTCGGAACCGCCCTGGTCGTTTCCGAGCCGACCTTCAACTCCCTGCAGGTGGCCGCCCGCATCGCCAAACTGTCCCGGGACATCGGAATGCGCCGGGTAGACCTGGTGCTGAACAAGTGCCAGGAGAGCTCGGACGAGGAAAAGGCCAAACGCCTGATCCCTGAGACGGTGTTCGATAACGTTCACCCGCTGCCTTTGGACCGATCGGTGCGCGATAATGAGCCGGACGTATCGCCTTTGATCGGGAAAGGAGGACCGTACATGGAGGCCGTCAGACGATTGGCTGCCTCGCTGGCGCGTTGAAATTATTTAGTAACTGTATAGGCACTTTTCCGTCGATAGGACATATGATCCGGGGTGACATGAACCAGTTGACGAACCTGAACTGCCCAACTGCATTCATAGTGCTTGCATTTGACCCATTCCAGCTCGTTCAAGGACTGTTCGAACTACCGATGATACAGACCAATCTATATTGCGCATATCACTTCTGTTCCGACGGATGTTGCCTATGCGCGAAAAGAGCAAGTTCAAATTAGAGAAGGAAACGAGAGAGGACATGGTCGCAGAGATCAAGACATATTTTTTAAACGAGAGGGGTGAGGAGATAGGAGATCTGGCTTCCGGATTGATCCTGGATTTCATAATTGAAAAAATTGCTTCGGAATTCTATAACCAGGGAGTAATGGACTCGTCCCAATACATGAGCGAGCGGATAGAAGATATGCAATCATTGTTGAAGTGATCTCGTTTCCCGCATGGCGCTTCCGCCCTCCGTTCCTAACCGGCCCAATCTCGATCAAGGCTTCCTTGCCAGAACGCCCATCCAATGATCGTCTGCCTTGACCGGAGTCCCTCTGAGATCGCCCCGGATCTCGAGCGTCTCAAACCCATGCCTTACCATCAGAGATCGAGCACGCCTCTCATCGACGTAATTGAACCAAACGCGATAAACGACCGGATCTCTCCCTCCCTCCAGGACTATGTACTGATTGACAGAGGCAGGATGATCTGGATAATCATATCTCCTCTGGAGGACTATGTGGGGGGAGTCCCTCCAAAATCCCGTCTCCGCCGCTTGCCAAACTTCGTCGCCGAGTTCCTCGATGATATCCTTCTTCATCGTATCGAATACGAAAAGACCTTTCGGGTTGAGCCAGCCGTTCACCTTGTCGAGAAACGCGCTCATATCATCATCGCTCAGGGCGCACAGGTCGCCGTAGATTAGTAGCACAGCATCGAAATGACGATCGAGATCGAGCTCAAGATAGTTCGCGACCGTGTAGTCGAGTCTTTCCATCCCGTCCCGGTTCTCGTTCGCGTAGGCGATGCTGTTGCTTGAGATGTCCACGCCCAACACTTCGTATCCCAATTCAGCCAATCGCTTTGCGTACAATCCAGGACCGCATCCCAGATCGAGAATCGTCCGCGCACCCGACTTCTTCAGATTGCCGTCGATCCATTCGACGGATCTATCAATGTCTTCGAATCGTCTGCTAGCTGCACCGGTGGATTGATCGAGATGTGCCGACAACATCATCTTCGATATGTGAGGATGCTCCCAGAAGATGCTCTCACCCTTCTCGAACAGAGCAGGTCTCTTATCCAACTGTGCGATGGCTTGAATGTCTTCAGATAAGATAGAAGTCCTCATACCGCTTCATTTACACCTTCTTATAAAATCATTTTTAGATATTCATCTCTTAGACGGACAATTCCACCCTCCGTCCCTAACCAGCCCTACCTGCAAGGCCAGATCCTCGTTGTTGCTATCCTTGATCATGATCAGGAACTCGTCGAGGTCCTGAGCGCCAAGCAGGTGTCCTTGAGCTCGTGGTCCATGTTCACCCTCGTGTGACCGTAGAATAGCTCGATAACTTCCCCCAGTCCTCGCGCAGGACAATTACTTTTTTATGCCTCCTCTCAATAGGTGGGAGCATGCGCATAGCGGTGCTCCTGCGGGACCGATGTCAATATAAGAAGTGCAATCGGGAATGCCTGAAGTACTGCCCTATAGTGCGCACGGGAGTGGAAGCGGTGGTCATAGGCGATGACGGCCGTCCGATCGTTTCCGAGGACCTGTGTACAGGATGCGGCATCTGTGTGCATAAGTGTCCATTCGAAGCCCTCAAGATCATCGGCCTGCCCGACGAACTGCGCGAGGACATCGTTCACCAGTATGGAAAGAACGGCTTCCGCCTGTACCGCCTCCCGGTCCCCAAGGACGGCGTCGTGACCGGTATCCTCGGTCCCAACGGAATAGGGAAGAGCACCTCGTTCCGCCTGCTGTCCGGTGAAGAGATACCGAACCTCGGTAACTATGAGAACCCGCCCAGCAAGGATGAGGTGCTGGACCATTTCGCCGGCACCGAACTTCACGATCATTTGAAACGAGTGTTCGAAAAGGAGGTGCGCACCTCCATCAAGCCGCAGTACGTGGACAAACTGCCGACCGTGTTCAAGGGCAGCGTGCGCGAGCTGCTCAAGAAGGTGGAGGGACGGATGACCATCGACGAGGCGGTTCCCTTACTAGAACTGGACGAAGCAATAAACCGCCAGATGACCGAGCTTTCCGGCGGAGAACTGCAGAGGGTCGCCATAGCCGCCACCATCATGAAGGACGCCGAGATCTACTTCTTCGACGAACCTTCCTCCTACCTTGATATCTACCAGAGGATGAGGGTCGCCCGGGTCATCGAAAAATTGGCCCGGGAAAAACAGGTGGTGGTCATCGAGCACGATCTTGCCATCTTGGATTTCCTGGCCGAGAACGTCTACCTGGTGTTCGGTTCCGAGGGAGCCTTCGGAATATTCTCCCTTCCGCGCCAAGTACGCTCGGCCATAAACATATACCTGGACGGATACGCCAAGGAGGAGAACATGCGCTTCCGCGACACGCGGATCGTCTTCGAGTCCCGCCCGCCGCGCGCCAACTGGGAGCAGTTCAACCTGATGGAGTACGACACCATCGAATGCCAGTACCCCTCCTTCCATCTCAAGGTGGAACCGGGCGCCATCAAGATCGGGGAGACCGTCGGTATCGTGGGACCGAACGCCATCGGCAAGACCACCTTCGTGAAGGTCATCGCCGGAGCGCTGAAGCCTACCGTGGGCAAGATCGACAGCCATTTCAAGGTCAGCTACAAGCCGCAGTACATCAGTCCTGATTTCGACGGTACGGTGCGGGAGATGTTCAACGCCACGGTGAAGGACTTCTTCGAGTCCGGCTTCTTCCAAAGCGAGATCGCCCGGCCGCTCACCTTGAAAAATCTGCTGGAAAAGAACGTGATGACCTTATCCGGCGGAGAACTTCAGCGAGTGGCCATCGCCCTCTGCCTGTCCCGCGAGGCGGACATATATCTTCTGGACGAACCGTCGGCCTATCTTGATTCCAATCAGAGGATGGAAGCGGCCAAGACAGTGCGGCGCACCATGGAGAAGAAGGGCCGCAGCGCCCTGGTCGTCGATCACGATATCTACTTCCTGGACATGGTTGCCGATTCCATCATGGTGTTCGATGGCATAGCAGGGAAGGAGGGTCTGGGGCAAGGACCTCTGGACATGCGCAAGGGCATGAACCTCTTCCTCAAGAATGTGGACGTTACCTTCAGAAGGGATACCGATACCAACCGCCCGCGCATAAACAAGCCCGGGTCCCGGCTCGATCGGGAGC contains the following coding sequences:
- a CDS encoding AAA family ATPase — translated: MSRKAAAELVKELRRRPGNQGGQRILVVGKGGVGKTTLSAALCLLGAAEGRRVLAVDQDAQQNLAYSLGYPPDKAAFLRPITQELDYIEQRVGARPGQGWGGLINLTPDVSDVTERFGVRIAPNLDLLVMGGVVQASTGCLCPENSLLGALVRFLNSKEDDLIVMDAQAGLEPFGRTVADGFGTALVVSEPTFNSLQVAARIAKLSRDIGMRRVDLVLNKCQESSDEEKAKRLIPETVFDNVHPLPLDRSVRDNEPDVSPLIGKGGPYMEAVRRLAASLAR
- a CDS encoding ribosome biogenesis/translation initiation ATPase RLI → MRIAVLLRDRCQYKKCNRECLKYCPIVRTGVEAVVIGDDGRPIVSEDLCTGCGICVHKCPFEALKIIGLPDELREDIVHQYGKNGFRLYRLPVPKDGVVTGILGPNGIGKSTSFRLLSGEEIPNLGNYENPPSKDEVLDHFAGTELHDHLKRVFEKEVRTSIKPQYVDKLPTVFKGSVRELLKKVEGRMTIDEAVPLLELDEAINRQMTELSGGELQRVAIAATIMKDAEIYFFDEPSSYLDIYQRMRVARVIEKLAREKQVVVIEHDLAILDFLAENVYLVFGSEGAFGIFSLPRQVRSAINIYLDGYAKEENMRFRDTRIVFESRPPRANWEQFNLMEYDTIECQYPSFHLKVEPGAIKIGETVGIVGPNAIGKTTFVKVIAGALKPTVGKIDSHFKVSYKPQYISPDFDGTVREMFNATVKDFFESGFFQSEIARPLTLKNLLEKNVMTLSGGELQRVAIALCLSREADIYLLDEPSAYLDSNQRMEAAKTVRRTMEKKGRSALVVDHDIYFLDMVADSIMVFDGIAGKEGLGQGPLDMRKGMNLFLKNVDVTFRRDTDTNRPRINKPGSRLDREQKERGEYYYTG
- a CDS encoding methyltransferase domain-containing protein, yielding MRTSILSEDIQAIAQLDKRPALFEKGESIFWEHPHISKMMLSAHLDQSTGAASRRFEDIDRSVEWIDGNLKKSGARTILDLGCGPGLYAKRLAELGYEVLGVDISSNSIAYANENRDGMERLDYTVANYLELDLDRHFDAVLLIYGDLCALSDDDMSAFLDKVNGWLNPKGLFVFDTMKKDIIEELGDEVWQAAETGFWRDSPHIVLQRRYDYPDHPASVNQYIVLEGGRDPVVYRVWFNYVDERRARSLMVRHGFETLEIRGDLRGTPVKADDHWMGVLARKP
- the metG gene encoding methionine--tRNA ligase; this translates as MERPKVFIGVAWPYANSAIHLGHVAGSLLPPDIFSRYHRMRGHQVLMVSGSDQHGTPVTVRAEKENQTPEQVAERYHLINKKAIEDLGIEFSLFTKTHTPNHVSVVHDVFLRLMEKGHLEQRQTLQYYCPKCVKFLPDRYVEGKCSKCGNESSRSDQCDKCGTTFEVGEISDPVCITCHSRPEMKETEHYFFKLTDFDEPLLSYVQGSEHWRSNVQLFTQNWLESGLKDRPITRDMSWGVPVPLPNTEGKVIYVWFEAVIGYLSASKEWAQSIGRPDAWKDYWMDPEVKSYYFLGKDNIPFHTIIWPSILMGYGGLNLPYDVPANEFLTFKGEKLSKSKGPSIDIPSILKLFDADLVRYYLTVNMPEGKDADFSWEDFETKVNNELVATLGNYFHRVLSFTHKNFQEVPSLPEGIEAEEAQVRGAISQALLEVETYISACQFKKGLKAIMDLAQFGNRFFDAVKPWSLMKTDRAKCGGVLNLNLRIVQALAVLGHPFMPFSSQRLWGLLGNDDTIGDGSWDWVTKDLNVGRPLPEPKPLFKKVEIDREESPFAAYEALDLRVGLVEEVSDHPNADKLMVLKVDIGRPIQLVAGLKNYYTKEQLTGKKVVVITNLQPAKLRGVESQGMVLAAESGDLVKVLTPSGPAEPGDRVTSGLSPVSKVLTFQEFQTFVLRVGTVLNDQEADLGRSVKADTSSLTKGTQAAFFLPKEGAETALPLFTEKKVSIGVDGELDNGAKVR
- a CDS encoding roadblock/LC7 domain-containing protein; this encodes MDEKDFERLLISVSAVDDVISAYVCSRAGTYIDGATPKMADRNMYSAITSLAFGTAEQVGHEMNDNLQHVSLNFSEKRLLIISLGSRHLMGILVDHKANVDELLSKVRALITE
- a CDS encoding PHP domain-containing protein — translated: MRFDLHVHSSHSNDSTSRVEDVLDACVKKGMAGVAIMDHNSLEGSLYARSLCREDLLIIPGMEISSAEGHILAYNIRELVPRDLAVAETIDLIHAQGGIAVAAHPYRLWSGLGEENTASNQFDAIEIHNGRSTLSSNEMAERLAIDLCRPFTAGSDSHEPATVGTTYFETRGDCLTVDDVIQEMLSGQGSTAGVNRQRSGTVGYGVKCIRQWMGRGFKRM
- a CDS encoding class I tRNA ligase family protein → MPPTSLRDILPASTKVRTEAERLEPILIDSLASPLSIERSRMETRVLKIAKEETEAMVTVLLRNYDTRNVKARKGIDRLLKTITKGREGQVAVLEGLSNPDQDVRKGVRMLMVEIWGEKAAVFATNFEQTIFLTNLARSRDIFVDDIITLVELSKVTFLEGDMERAVEDSVLIVGLLKHRYRSVETMKNYLAEMLRITPELSKLGMMSGRIEESLRTAMRANKQRSFDYTDDLIDDRLREVETIDHLRALGSMVKEQITELPHMSLKDMSGVDIWAFTRLKELVRECSSFSVTGHKDEAIGLIRNFLNDEFSPYLLEQAQDRLAEEDPSIFFTIYTVGLTCLKLISEPLPKVAEELYLAYFRDLEESPSIKAVSWPTNVI
- a CDS encoding DUF2164 domain-containing protein, encoding MREKSKFKLEKETREDMVAEIKTYFLNERGEEIGDLASGLILDFIIEKIASEFYNQGVMDSSQYMSERIEDMQSLLK
- the cooS gene encoding anaerobic carbon-monoxide dehydrogenase catalytic subunit, giving the protein MADDQEIEITLVECIRTPPGHVTPEQVPEKVEARAMDPSVKEVLAKTMLEGVETVWDRFEKQQPPCKFCDNGLSCQRCAMGPCRIMGDGRNRGVCGATPDLIVSRNLLDQIATGAAAHSDHGREVAETLLKTARGQAPNYKIEDEAKLMVLAKEYGLDTSKPMNKVAEDLALAMLEEFGTLKGELIMYNRMPPGTLELLKKAGLTPRSIDREIVEAMHRVHMGVGADYRNILAQGVRASLGDGWGGSMIGTELSDVMFGTPSIQKGKVNLSVLKKDQVNISLHGHNPVLSEMVVKAAALPEMKKRAEAVGAKGINLVGLCCTGNELLMRKGIPQAGNHLSQELVITTGALEVMIVDYQCIFPSLPNTAACYHTKVITTSPKAKIPGGKYMEVTPENAFEQAKKMVELAIDNFQNRDEMRMLIPSKPMDAVVGFSVEALRAALGGTLKPLLDIILEGKIRGCVGIVGCNNPKIKHDYGHITLAKELIKRNIIVVETGCAAIACAEAGLMRPEAADLAGKSLGTVCRSLGIPPVLHMGSCVDNTRILNLAAELANLAGVRIDQLPVGGAAPEWYSPKAVSIGAYFVGSGISVVLGVMPKIGGSPNVVKMLTEDLDDVVKARFWVESDPKRSAAILFDHIEMKRVALGL